In Oscillatoria sp. FACHB-1407, the sequence TGGTTGCCAATGAAGCATTATTGATGGCGATCGAATTAGAACCTGCGGAAATGGATGCGATCGCCGCCCAAGCTAGGCAAACTTATGGTAATTTCTCTGAGACGGAACAAACCTATTTGCATGTATTCACTAGAGAACAAATCATGGAAGGAGGTTTCGTCGATTTTGTAACGTTGGGTCAAATTGCGTTAGTAGGCTTTGACAAATGATGTCATCTCACGTTGATCCGGTGCGAATCTATGTCCTCTGGCACTCAGACTGTTTAGTGGGGAAGGAATTTGCAAAAGATATTTATACGTGGTTTCGTGGAAATCCCAGTGATCTTTCTCAATGCGGATACGGCATCCCAGTAGAGTACCGCAGCTACCCTTCAGCAGTTCCACCTGACAAACGGCGAGAAATAGAACTCGACAACGCTGAAATTAATGTTGTCGTGCCACTGGTGGATGAACACATGGTGGTCGATGCCCCTTGGAGGAAGGTTCTAAGCGAGCTTGCTCAGCGAAGCTTTAAAACTGCTGCGAGTTCTCAAACCAATGTGAATTCCGAGACCAATGAGAGCTTTAAAGCCAGGACATTGATTTCCCCGGTCGCATTGCATCCTGCTGCCTATCAGCTTCCTAGCGAGATTACTCAACTCAACTTCCTGCGAATTGACCGGGTGAATGATCCCCAAGATTGGGACGAAAAACACCGTTTGCAAGTCCGTCGAAAACGCCTTTTGAGTCTTTTAACTCAGGTGTGTTGTCGCTTATTGTGGCAACAAGATGAAACAGGAGCAATTAATATTGATGCTCCATCATCTCCAATTAAAGTATTTATCAGTCATGCCAAGAGTGACGGAACAGATATTGCTGAAACAATTCGCGAACAAATTTATCAGCACGGTCAACTGGAAGCCTTTTTTGATGAAAGCGATCTGGCGATCGGTTACGCCTGGGATTCAGGGCTGAGAAACAATGCTCAACTGAACACTGCTGCAATGATTGCAGTTCTCACCGATAGCTACGCAGGCAGACCGTGGTGCCGTCGAGAAATTCGTCTGGCGAGAACAGCAAAGCCTGTTTTGACTAAACAGTTTAAAGGCGATCGCGGCAATGATATTGAGGAAAGTCCTTATGGATGGACAGTGAAACCACTCGTTGTTGTGGATGCTCTTGTTAATGGAACCAACTCTTTTCTTCCAGACTTTGGTCATGCTCCAATTATTAGATGGAACCCTGAGCAAGTTGAGCTTCTGATTGATCAGTTACTCCGTGAAATTCTGTTATATGGTTATAACGAAAAACGAGTCAGAAACTTGCTCAAATATTGCCCTAAAAGGGATGGGCAGCACTATTTGAACTGTATTCCTGATCTGCAAACCATTTTAGAACTCTGGCAAGCAACCCAAAAACGCAGTTTAAAGCAAGAAATAGAATCTACTTTAAGTAGGGTAGTTGTTCCTCCGCCTGGTATTTCCCTCAGTGAAGAGCAAATGCTGAGAGAGTTTGTGCCATTGATGAGCGAACTTCAGATCGTGACTTTCGATGACGTGCTGGAACTCGATGATCAAACCGTCTCGTTCACTGCAAATCAGGCTCCCCTTCAACAAAAGCTCATTGCAGTATCAATATCCGATAGTGCAGATCTCATAAAGTTCGGATACG encodes:
- a CDS encoding TIR domain-containing protein, whose product is MWQQDETGAINIDAPSSPIKVFISHAKSDGTDIAETIREQIYQHGQLEAFFDESDLAIGYAWDSGLRNNAQLNTAAMIAVLTDSYAGRPWCRREIRLARTAKPVLTKQFKGDRGNDIEESPYGWTVKPLVVVDALVNGTNSFLPDFGHAPIIRWNPEQVELLIDQLLREILLYGYNEKRVRNLLKYCPKRDGQHYLNCIPDLQTILELWQATQKRSLKQEIESTLSRVVVPPPGISLSEEQMLREFVPLMSELQIVTFDDVLELDDQTVSFTANQAPLQQKLIAVSISDSADLIKFGYGMEHLHELTINIARLVLRLGGNLAYGGDLRPSGFTETLFLLARGEHMNAKGWEQRLYSFLAWPYYQSLTTVEEAKLINTCCFVRVRPKDVEPKEPFNDTIDPNTSKGAYQAMRCLSYMRDWMTRGGAPRFDGETAPPLAARILVGGKSQDFMGIMPGLFEEYLLAAEHQIPTYILGGFGGAANILAEALKTQDDQQGMLHHKNYKSKQSALLAEKYKLNPAEQYKPYPGGSHPAQLYDRLNSCLRTARENRLKPLKNGLTAEENEQLMTTTNSRAILSLLSKGLIHTLGN